The Streptomyces sp. NL15-2K genome contains a region encoding:
- a CDS encoding carbohydrate ABC transporter permease, with the protein MTTALRRYPVLIALCIAALFMIVPFLIVTVNAFKSPAEYAQNGPLSLPEGFYTEGIEDFWERVDFGRKLLNSVLISGSVAVLAVVLSVLNAYAIGIGRIKGRTWVLAFFVLANMLPQEALVYPIYYLSKEAGLYDTRLSVIIVFTVIQAAFGTYLLSSVLGQFPREIIEAARIDGANKWQVLWRIVVPVSRPTIGVLLVFFFIWTWNEFLLPLVMLISNDNQTVSVALGVLQGQRLMDATMTNAAALLGVLPALVFFLVFQRTLTRGIAVGAVK; encoded by the coding sequence GTGACCACAGCCCTGCGCCGCTACCCGGTGCTGATCGCCCTGTGCATCGCCGCCCTCTTCATGATCGTGCCGTTCCTCATCGTCACCGTCAACGCCTTCAAGTCCCCCGCGGAGTACGCCCAGAACGGCCCCCTCAGCCTCCCTGAGGGCTTCTACACCGAAGGCATCGAAGACTTCTGGGAACGCGTCGACTTCGGCCGGAAGCTCCTCAACTCGGTGCTGATCAGCGGGTCGGTGGCCGTGCTCGCCGTGGTCCTCTCGGTCCTGAACGCGTACGCGATCGGCATCGGGCGGATCAAGGGCCGCACCTGGGTACTGGCGTTCTTCGTCCTCGCCAACATGCTGCCGCAGGAGGCGCTGGTCTACCCGATCTACTACCTGAGCAAGGAGGCCGGCCTCTACGACACCAGGCTGAGCGTGATCATCGTCTTCACGGTCATCCAGGCGGCCTTCGGCACGTACCTCCTCTCCTCCGTCCTCGGCCAGTTCCCCCGCGAGATCATCGAGGCCGCCAGGATCGACGGCGCGAACAAGTGGCAGGTGCTGTGGCGGATCGTGGTCCCCGTCAGCCGCCCCACCATCGGCGTGCTCCTGGTCTTCTTCTTCATCTGGACCTGGAACGAGTTCCTGCTCCCCCTGGTCATGCTGATCTCCAACGACAACCAGACCGTGTCGGTGGCCCTCGGCGTCCTCCAGGGCCAGCGTCTGATGGACGCCACGATGACCAACGCGGCCGCCCTGCTCGGCGTCCTGCCCGCCCTCGTCTTCTTCCTCGTCTTCCAGAGAACCCTCACCCGTGGCATCGCCGTGGGTGCCGTGAAGTAA
- a CDS encoding sugar ABC transporter permease yields MTVTVEHGGRVTGKQDRTGHSPRRPRDSYALFLLPGVLAFFAVIVVPFLMNTGVSFTDWEGVGSPDWSGLANYRELLDDSEFWASFRHSLFMVVAMAAVPTAIGLVLAAALFDYVGKHFGSKPVAVLRACFYLPQVLPIAVAGIVWSWILAPDNGSLNEVLGAIGLSSWQQDWLGDPDLALYSVMGVMVWVQIGFPMVVFMAGLQRVDPQLHEAAELDGAGWWRRFWHITLPQIRPEVYVVLTWCTIAALKVFGAVYVLTKGGPGGATNVPSYFSFTTFFEKTQVGYGATISTVLTVIILLLSLVGLKLQTRAEES; encoded by the coding sequence ATGACGGTCACCGTCGAACACGGCGGGCGGGTGACCGGCAAACAGGACCGCACGGGACACTCGCCCCGCCGCCCCCGCGACTCCTACGCCCTGTTCCTGCTCCCCGGTGTCCTCGCCTTCTTCGCCGTCATCGTCGTCCCGTTCCTGATGAACACGGGCGTGAGCTTCACCGACTGGGAGGGCGTGGGCTCCCCGGACTGGTCCGGGCTCGCCAACTACCGGGAGCTGCTGGACGACAGCGAGTTCTGGGCGTCCTTCCGGCACAGCCTGTTCATGGTCGTCGCCATGGCGGCCGTACCGACGGCGATCGGACTCGTCCTCGCCGCCGCGCTGTTCGACTACGTCGGCAAGCACTTCGGCAGCAAACCGGTCGCCGTCCTCCGCGCCTGCTTCTACCTCCCGCAGGTGCTGCCCATCGCCGTCGCCGGCATCGTCTGGAGCTGGATCCTCGCGCCGGACAACGGCTCGCTCAACGAAGTCCTGGGGGCCATAGGTCTGTCGTCCTGGCAGCAGGACTGGCTCGGCGACCCCGACCTCGCGCTGTACAGCGTGATGGGCGTGATGGTCTGGGTGCAGATCGGCTTCCCGATGGTCGTCTTCATGGCGGGGCTCCAGCGCGTCGACCCGCAGCTGCACGAGGCCGCCGAGCTGGACGGCGCCGGCTGGTGGCGCCGCTTCTGGCACATCACGCTGCCGCAGATCCGGCCCGAGGTCTACGTCGTGCTGACCTGGTGCACGATCGCCGCGCTGAAGGTCTTCGGCGCGGTGTACGTCCTGACGAAGGGCGGCCCGGGCGGCGCGACGAACGTGCCCTCCTACTTCTCCTTCACCACGTTCTTCGAGAAGACGCAGGTCGGCTACGGCGCCACGATCTCCACGGTGCTGACCGTGATCATCCTGCTGCTGTCCCTGGTCGGCCTGAAGCTCCAGACCCGCGCGGAGGAGTCGTGA